One segment of Ficedula albicollis isolate OC2 chromosome 2, FicAlb1.5, whole genome shotgun sequence DNA contains the following:
- the OTUD6B gene encoding OTU domain-containing protein 6B — METHQETIFYYTASLTAKIQGMKNAVPKNDKKRRKQLADEVAKLEAELEQKHKEELKQLKEASPEQNKTDSIADGVANIELEGVEQQIQHHRISKAQKRRDKKAALEKEREERIAEAEIQNLTGARHLESQKLASLLAARQLEIKQIPSDGHCMYRAIEDQLKDHQNSWTVATLRNQTAKYMQSHFDDFLPFLTNPNTGDMYSREEFEKYCDDVANTAAWGGQLELRALSHILQTPIEVVQMDSPPIVVGEEYSGKPITLVYMRHAYGLGEHYNSVKVLTDAATENSS, encoded by the exons ATGGAGACTCATCAAG aaacaatattttattacaCTGCTTCTCTAACAGCAAAAATTCAAGGCATGAAAAATGCTGTTCCCAAGAATGATAAGAAGAGACGAAAACAGCTGGCAGATGAAGTTGCCAAACTAGAGGCAGAACTTGAACAGAAGCACAAGGAGGAATTaaagcagctgaaggaagctTCACCTGAACAGAATAAG acaGATTCCATAGCTGATGGAGTTGCAAATATAGAGCTTGAAGGAGTAGAGCAGCAGATTCAGCATCATCGAATATCAAAAGCACAGAAGAGGCGG GACAAAAAAGCTGctttggagaaagaaagagaagaaagaatagCTGAAGCTGAGATACAAAATTTAACAGGTGCTAGACATCTTGAAAGTCAGAAACTTGCCTCCCTATTGGCAGCAAGGCAGTTAGAGATTAAACAAATCCCTTCAGATGGCCATTGCATGTACAGAGCTATTGAAGATCAGCTCAAGGATCACCAAAATTCCTGGACTGTTGCAACTCTGAGGAACCAAACAGCAAAGTATATGCAAAGTCACTTTGATGACTTCCTGCCTTTTCTTACAAACCCTAATACTGGAGATATGTATAGCAGAG aggAATTTGAGAAGTACTGTGATGATGTAGCAAATACAGCTGCATGGGGTGGTCAGCTGGAA CTAAGGGCTTTGTCACACATTTTACAAACACCTATTGAAGTAGTGCAAATGGATTCTCCTCCCATTGTCGTTGGTGAAGAGTATTCAGGCAAACCAATAACACTTGT gtataTGAGGCATGCCTATGGATTAGGAGAACATTACAATTCTGTGAAAGTTCTAACAGATGCTGctacagaaaacagcagctag